The Dasypus novemcinctus isolate mDasNov1 chromosome 20, mDasNov1.1.hap2, whole genome shotgun sequence genome segment AACCACTTGGGAGAACAAAAGACAAGGCCCATCACCACATGAACGCTCCAAGACATTCAAAAGGGGCCCAGGGCTCAGGAACAATTTTGGTTGGGATGAAAGGGTTCTCTCATCCAAACATGCAAAGGCTGGGGTAAAGGAAGCAGAAATCCTTCCCTTTCCTACAGCCACACCATAAAGCCTCCTGAAAGGCAGAAAGAACAGCTCACTTACCTGTCGCCTGGGACTGGGGGATAGAATTAgagaatttcttgaacttggcaATAAAGAAACCATCCATATTGTGGGTATGCGGGTAGAAACGGCGTGTGGAACGCAAGGTGGGGTGGAAGCGCCTTTCTCGAAAGCGGGTGAAACCTTCCTGGCCAAAGTCAAGACCCGTGGGCACGAGCCGCACGTTCCTCTTTTTCAGGGCATAGTCTACCACCCATTCGTTTTCCTCCACCTGGATGTGTTGAAGGAGACACAGATCGGAGGAGGAGAGGAGCTGAAGGACGCTCCAAGGGAAGGGGCGAACCGCCACCCAATGCTGCCTCCCTGGCTCTGCCCTGACCAAGATCTCACCATAATAGAACAGGTACAGTAGACGAGGTAGCCCCCTGTCTTGGAGGTGGCATTGACAGAGTCGATGGCACTCAAAAGCAACTCTTTCTGAAGGTGGGCACAGCGCAGGATGTCCTTCTCATCCTGCCccaagaggagagagaagggtgTAAGAATTTCAAAAGGCATGtcaggaggagagggagaagctACCGACTGCTCAGCGATCCTCCTGCACACTGCTGCTCGAGGACCAGCCAAGGCTCGCTCAACTCTCACCTTGTTGGTCTTCACAGCTGGATCCTTGGAAATGACCCCAGTGCCACTGCAGGGGGCATCCAGCAGGACTCGGTCAAAGCCCCCCACCACCTGAGGAGAAGGGGGAGGTTAATCAGATGTTTTCTGCCACCTGCACGTTCACTCCCTAGGGGGAGGGTCTAAACAGACTGGTGTCAGGGAGGGGAAGGTAAAGTGGAAGAAACCTCAGGAAAGACACGCAGGGGAGGGGGAGCCCCAGGCCCCACCTTGGGGAACTGGCGCCCATCATAGTGGCTGATAATGGTGTTGCTGACTCCCAGCCGGTGCAGGTTGCCCACGACACTCTTGAGCCGCTCGGCATTGGCATCGTTGGCCAGGATCACACCTGTGTTCTTCATCAGCTGGGCTGGAGGGCAGGTGAGGCACAGTGCTGAGCAGCTGCCTGCTCCACACTTGCTGTCACACTCCAGCCCAGATGCCCAAGGTGAAGGTTCATCGCTGCCAGGCAAAACTCCACCCCCAGTAAGCCCCACTCCCACTGCCTGCTGTCCAGTCCACTCAGACCACACTGGCCCCCCGGGGAGGCGCCCACATGACCTCCATTTCTACTCTATTTCATTCAGGCCCTGCAGTCTAAATCACTTCCTTCAGGTGGCTACAGCTTAATAAAAAGGTTACAACTGTTCATGCACTCAACACTGGGCCAAGTTCTTTTAAACACATTCGCTCAATCCTCAGCCCAAGTGTAACTGCAACCCCACTTTACAAATGACACAAGAAGACCAGCCAGGGGctcgcccaaggtcacatggGTGGTAAGTGGCACATCTGGGATTCGAACCTGCTCTCCTTGCCACACTGCTGGCTGCCTGGCACAGTGTTTTACTAGCACTCGTGAATCACCAACCCCTGCGACTTTCAAACACAGAGAGCCCTGCCTGACTGTCCTGTACCTATGTAGCTGGTCTTTCCTCCAGGGGCACAACACATGTCCAGGATCCGCTCGTGTTCCTGGGGTGCCAAGGCCATGACGGGCAGCATACTGGAGGCCCCCTGCAGCATGTAGTGACCAGCCAGGTACTCAGGAGTAGCACCTGTGGAGGAGGACCCATCTGTGACATGCTGTGACAAGGGCAGAAAGGCTACTAGGCAGGGGACACTTACCAATGGGCACTGAAGAATCATATACCACTAGTCCGGTCTTTGACCACTTGCCAAGTGGATCCAGGTTAACCCCACGATTGATTAGAGCCTGAAGAGAAGATGAAGTTTTAAGAACCTACCTGGTTGCTATACTCAGAAAACAGGAGACATGAAATCATGGTCCTGCCAGCAGGCCTGTAGCACAAACCTTGGAGCTCTTAAGCCTAGCAAAATTGTCCTGGACTCTGCCCGCCCAGCTCACCTTCCCATCCCATCCTATGGTGTCCTTTTCCCTAACCTCAGGCTCCTAACTGGAGAGCTTAAGTCCATCCCAATGGAGCAGTCTGCCAGCTACTGCTCTTTTATTTCCTGGAAATGGCCTCTGATTTCCAAGAGGCTCAGCCCCCCTCACCACCCTAAAATTTAACATTGCACTGGCTAACACGTATTAAAGATAATTACTGGGTTATCTTCACTCAGAGGCAAGAATCACACAGGACCATACCACTGACTTCAGAACAAGGGTCTTTAACTTGGGGTCCCTGAACCCCTGGAAAAGAGCTTAAGAATATTGTTTATGAGGTACATAAAGACAATACTACATGATGTTGCTTCACGAAATAAAGTAACAAatttgaaaagagaaagtaaattaGAAGTTCCCTGGAAATAAAGGATAGAAAGGGAGTTTTTGCTTGGTGGGTATAAGATataaatgagggaaacggactttggcccagtggttagggcgtccgtctaccatatgggaggtccgcggttcaaaccccaggcctccttgacccgtgtggaactggccatgtgcagcgctgatgcacgcaaggagtgcagtgccacgcaagggtgtcccccgcgtgggggagccccacgcgcaaggagtgcgccccgtaaggagagccgcccagcgtgaaaagaaagagcagcctgccgaggaatggcgccgcccacacttcccgtgccgctgacgacaacagaagcggacaaagaaacaagacgcagcaaatagacaccaagaacagacaaccaggggagggggggaaattaaataaataaatgaatctttaaaaaaaaaaaaaaaaaagatataaatcaaAGTTCTAATAAGAAAGTTaagaagagggagcagatgtggctcaagcagctgagcacccacctcccacacgggaggtcctgggttcagttcctggtgcctcctaaaaaaagacaacagacaAAAACAACCAGCAAGCAGACGAGGgagccaaaaaagaaaataaatgaaagaaaaatattgtgtatgtgtgtctttTTCTGGGGGTAGGAACCATGTTTTTCATCATCTTTCCAATGACCTAAAAGGTAGACAACTCTTTCCAGTTTGTTCCTGATGTGGATGAATCAACCCAGTAACAGGGAGTAGAGAGACAGGTATCCCACTCCAGAAACCCTGGGCCCTAAGACTATCAGATCCAGCATGACAGCAGGCCTCTCTAGGATTGCCTCCTGGGAACACTCTTGTCCCAAGAAATGCTTAGGTACTAAGACCTCATCCAGTCAGGACAGGGTAGGGGACTTCCAGGGGTTGGCAGAAACCGGCCCCTCCTTGACATAAGCAAACCTCAAAACCCATCCCAGGGAAGGGGATGTgcctcaagcgattgggctcctatctaccctataggaggtccagggttctattcctgggacctcctggtaaaggcaagctggcccccgtggagagctggtgcagcaagatgacgcaatatagagacacacagaggagagacaataagagacacagcagaccagggagctgagatggcacaagagattgaacacctctctcccactccagaaggtcctgggattggttcccagtgccgcctaaagagaaggaaagaagacacagaagagcgcacaacaaatggacgcagagagcagacgacAAGCGTAAAACAACAAAGGagctgggggaaaaataaatatatatatatatatttttttaaattcagcccTCACCTGAGCAAGGTCCCGGCGCCGGGTTTTCAAGGTATTGGTCCGGAGTGTGATGGGCCGAGGAACCTCATTAGCTTCTAAGAACTCTACCAGCTGGGGAGGCAGGATGGCAGGGAGTGAGTCAGGCTGGCCAAGGAGCTCAGAATGAAGAGCGAAAGGGGGCTGACTCCTCACACCggttaagagggaagaggaggaaaagaagcAAACAAGACAGAGTGCCAAATCGTTACCTCAGACAGGGGgaagaggtccatgagcttgccAAGCAGGAAGTCTCCATAGGAGTAGTAGACAGCCAGATCCTTTTGAAGACGGTTCAGGTACTCTGCACGAGACCGGCCTTCCTCCCGCTGAGTCCCGAAGTCCCGCAGCACGCCCACTATGTCCTGGATGCGCTTGTGAACTCGCTGCAGGTCTGGTGCCTGGGCGCTTGGGTCTGGTTAAGGAACTGTTTCACGTGGCCCAAAGAACTGGAAGACCCCCCTCCCAAGGACTTTCCCCGGGCCCGCCTTCACCCTgcaatggaaggatattctgctCCATCTCCCCAGCAGGGGGCAGCACAAAGGGCTCCTCCTCATCCACGTTGATCTGCAGGTCTCCATCCACCTCATCACCCTTTgtgggagccaactcaggggatattttcttctcttcctcctcttcatcAGTCTCCTCCTCACTCCACTGGCCCCTAGAAACAGGTCCAGAAACAGGGAGTCAGACCAAAACAGAGTCTTCCTCCTTCCTCACAACTTTCTCCATCCTAACGGTTTGCAAAACTCACCCAGCAGCACTCTCCTTGGCCTTCTGCTTCTGAGCAGCCCTTTCAATGGGCAGCAACTGGAAAAAGAGACAAGGGACTGGTAACGCAAAGTCTGCCCTTCTACcgtctctgtgttttctttttccctaaataCAAATATAACACTTGCTCTCAAAGGAAATATGGATGCTGAAGAAATGTAACTGATTGGAACAATGTTAATTATGGTTGAAACTAAACGAATAGATTGAAAAGGGTTTATTATATTGCTTTCTCTACTTTGGTAGTTTACTTTTCCACAATGAAAAGCTTAAAATGTAAGAAATGCCCATATGTATAGAGGAGGGAAAAATTGCCATTGGGCAAccactttttccttattttcttccaggctttctctgtattttccataGTTAAAATCACAATGCATTTGcaagtttgttccttttttccattcagtTAGATCACCAGTATTTTCATAAATACAATGGACATACTTTAGTCATTACGTATAAGCCTTGACAAATTAAGCATACTGGATATTATGGaagcttccatattttggtgcaTCATTTGTTTGCTGACTGTAAAACTGCTGATAGTAACTGTAGAAAGAAGAGGCACTATGGGGGAAGAGTCCCTTTATACTCTAAAGAACTCTACAATGTCTGAATTTCTCTAGCAAAACTAATGGTGTAATTAAGTAAACACCTTCTTACACCCCTGTAAATAAAAGCcttttgagggaagcggacttggcccagtggttagggtgtctgtctaccacatgggaggtccgcggttcaaacccccggcctccttgacccgtgtggagctggcccacgtgctgtgctgatgcgcgcaaggagtaccctgctatgcaggggtgtcccctgcgtaggggagccccacgcataaggagtgcgccccgtaaggagagccgcccagcgcgaaaaaaagttcagcctgcccagccatggcgccatacacatggagagctgacacaacaagatgacacaacaaaaagaaacacggattcctgtgctgctgaaaacagaagcgaacaaagaagaagacacagcaaatagacacagagaacagacaaccagggggtgagggaaaggggagagaaataaataaaataaataaatctttaaaaaaaaaaaagtcttttgagTTATCTTCACATTTTGAGTTATCTTCCTAATCAGGGAATTACTAAGTCAAAACgaagaaacttttaaaagttcTTAGATAACAAATACTTCATAAAAAGTCTGCAGGCATTTCCTTTCCTATCAGTGGGGCATACAAGCATTCACCGTACCACATCCTCACCAGAACTGAGCACTCTCCCTTTTGTAAATGTTCTCTATTCTATAGCTCTTTTAAACctgcatgagcaataaaagagaaTTTAAGGTGGAAACAGTGGGGGAGCAGCAAAATTCCTTTTCTTTAGTCAGGCTCATTTCTGTCTCTGAGGAACAGCGTCAAGAATCTAGAAAGAAACCAAATGGCAAGGATCCCTTGTGGAGCACCCACTGAATCTCACCTCTTCATCTTCATCCCATTCTTCCTCCTCTGCGTTGGAATCAGCTCCATAGTCATCTACCATGTCGGCATCACTGTCATTGTCCTCAGAGCCCCAGAGGCCCCCCTGCTTCACAACTCCATCTTCTCCagagtcttcctcctcctcctcatcactGCTATGGGTTGGTGCTGGGCGCTTTTTGCCTTGAGCAGTGTTGAATAAGGACTGGGCTCCCTTCCTACCAGGTGTTTGGACAGGTCCTGCAGAGAGTCCTAAGTAAGGGCTTGAAGAACCCTGGACTGATGACGACCACACCTGCCCCGCACTCATGGATCCTGGGCTTTCTACCCCTAAAAATACCCGATGACTGTTCCGTTCTCCCCAGAACAGCTGAGCAAGGCCTTCCCTGTCTAGGACCCAGACAACCCCTCATGTAGCACCCCCCTATTTTCACTGACCTTTCAGTAGCTTTCCAGGCAACGGTTTAGCCCCAGAAGACTTATTTGTCTCAGGAGCTTTGGCAGAGCCTAACCTCCTCTTGGCTGCCCTGAAAAGATATAAAGGATGAAAGAGGAACACACCTCCAGGTTCTGCCATTTCCCATCGCAACTGCCAAGGATCAAGAGTCCCAAATCAGCCCTTCTCACCAACCTATTCCATGTGGCTAAAAACAAGCAGTATCAATTTAATCTATATAAATTTGGACATCCACACTCACCTCTTGCGAGCACGACTAGACAGCCTCTTGGAATTTTCATCATCAGCTATAGAAAAATGAGGCAGAATAGGAGGATAgagtggaaaagaaaaggagaaagtaaaaAGTGGGAAGAGAGTTAGTACACTAATTAAAGGGAGCAGATTGTAACTCATTTTACAGTTCTCTGTCCGAAGCTGGATAAGAGGATGAAGAACTCATCTGGTTGTTCATCAACCAAACCCAAATTAGGCCTCCCTCTGGACCTCAGGTTCCAATAAACTGCATCATCATTCTTATAAGAACTCAGATTCAAAACTTATCTTTTCTTCTACTCTTTCCTTTACTCTCAATTTAATCAGTATTCAAGCGCAGATTTTACCTTCACAACTGCGAtgtttttcatttccaaaaaataaaaaatttaaatcccAGACATGTTAATAATTGCatgcaagttacttaacctctcagcTTCCACTTTCTCAATAGTAAATCAAGACAATGAGGTCTCCCTCGTGGAGATCTAAGAGGATGAACTGACGTCAAATGTCCAAAGGGTTTGGTGGGGTGCCTGGCATTTACCAATATTAAGAAACAGCATCTTTTATCCAAAGCCCTATATAAACTACCTGTCCAGTCTTCTCTTCTGCCAGTCTGCTGCTAGGCAACACTCAAGTAGTGTAGACTCCCCATCTCAGTGGAAACCCATCTCCACACCTTCCACAATGCAGCTCACAGTGACTGGTTTGTCTCCTCCCCAACTTCCACTGGCTAAATGCTACCCATTTTTCAAAACCTACCTTCTTAAcaacaaattttttttataaaTCCGTAATTGCCGGGGATTCCCCTTTCTCTAAACTCCCACAATGTTAAACTGCATCTCTCCTTGCACGGATACTGATGCCCTGTGGCATCTTCCTTAAATTCTAAACTGATGACACCGACAATGTTTCACTCACACATATTCCCTAATGAATCAAAGAAGATTCCActtcaatggaaaaaataaagcaaaatcgCGGTGTGAGGGGGGCCAGGAGACCACCACTGAGCCTTACCTGCCGGCAAGAATCTGGCGAGCTCCGTCTCGGCACCTTTCTGTTTACGGGCCTTTCGGCCCGGCCCGCGCTTTTCCTTCTTCGTAGGATCCAACTTGCGCCCCATGGTACTGGTACTGGGAAAAAATCGAAGCGGAGTCGCGCGTGTTGAAAGAGGCACGGCAGAACAAGCACGCTTAGCATGTTAGCGCGGGAGGGAGGACCGCCTCGACCGCGACGTCCGCGACGGCCCCTCGAGGCCCGACCCAACCGCCCTTCTGCCCTAAGGCCCCGCCTGGGGTCCCACGCACCAGTCCAGGCCAGCGCGGCCACCCTTCGTTCCCCGACTTCCTCCAGACACACCCTTAGCTCACCCAAAAGCGGGTTCAGGCCGAAGCAGCCCCTCAGCCCCAGGTGCCGCACTCCACGTGCACTCCCGGGCTAGAGTTCGCACAACCCACTCCACGGAAACGTCCCGCGCAGGCGCACGGGCCGCGCTCGCTTCGCTGCCCCGCCTCTTCCGGCTGTTGCTAGGCAGCGGCGGCCGACGTGGGAGCGGCAGAGCAAGGCCGCGGCGGAGAACAGGCCCGCCCTCGGCTCCTCCGCCCTCCCCTCCGGATGACGGCTCCTGGCCTCCAGGCAGATTTAGAGTCAGAAAAGTTGCCCTCCTCCCGGTGAACAGGGGCCTAGCAGGACTCTCCCCGGACATTCTTCAACCGCCCGACGTCCCGCCTGGAGGTCGTGGAACCGGCGGGCCACTTTACCGCCTTCCCCCAAGCTTTTGATTAGGAGACTGTCTTCCTTGGGCACCTCACGGGCCCCTGCATAGCCCCCCTCAGGTAAGGTTCCCCAAAGCCTGGGGAGAGGGCGGGAGGGAGACATCTCAAATCCTAGTTCTACACATATTAGCCCAATCCCCTACTTCAGCCTTCCTTCAAAATACTAAGGTAATGCTCAGTCGGTGTCAAAAAAACGTTGCAAGCACCATGCTGTTTAATCTCCGTAACTCTGTGAGGCAGCTATCCTCATCTGATCCGTGAGAAGTCCGCAGCCCAGGTTAGCGGCTCGCTCAGGCTCACGAAGGCATTAATGGGCAGCGCAGGGCAGGAGCCCAGGCACTTTGGGAGACTCATTTTCCACAGGTGGAGGTCCTCCTTGCTCGGGAGCACATCAGGCAGGGGCACAACAGACAAAAGGTGCCACGGAATTTCAGGACACAAGATGACCCCTAGTTTTCAATTACACACTTCTCAGGGCTTCTCTTACACACTCATCCACCTGCACCTACAGCCACACTGAACCAGAGCACtaaaatacaaggaaacttttattttcaatttccatCAAGAAATTTGCTGTGGTTTTTTATgcttttggttttttccttttttttttttatttttattttttatttttcactttatttcgtTCTAGCCGCTCAGTGGCTGGAGCCGCTGGGTTCCTGGTATTAAAAAGATGCCAACAGAGGTAGCTGTGTCTCGCCCAGGGGCCCGGCCCACTCTGAATACCCCCaaaaaaggattaaaagaaaacacaaaataaaccaacaaaataaaaccaaaaggagGAAGAAATTCAGATCATTTTCTTCAAGCCTGGCGGGAACCCACAACAGTTTGTGTGTAACAGACGTTACAGTGGGAAGAAGCCAGAGCCCAAAGGGCCAGCCCACCAGCTCCCTGCAGATGGCGCCGGCGCTACTGCTGCATGTCTCTCCAGCAGGAAGGGCACCACTGCCCCtcgctccctcccctcccccagtgcaTGGGGGCTGTTCCTTTTACAACATGGACAATGGGGCACAAGGAAGGAGAGGGTCTCTCAGGCCCCCAGGAGAGAAGCTGGGACGAGGGAAAGTGAGGAAGGTCGCTGCTCAGCGGTAGAGGTGGTATCATCAATCTGGCTCTTCACTGCTGCTGGGCTACCTGTAGGGATAGAGCCGAGAGTCAGAATTCCAGCCCAAAGTCCACCCGATCCCCAGGGAATTCCCTGATAGACAGCCCCACCTACCCAATCCATAAAGCTAGAGACAGCAAAGTTATAAGTTCCAGAATGGCTCTGCTGGAAGAGCTGGCCAGAAGAAAATGGCTCTACCTGCTGTGGGGTAGGTTCAGGTGCCCGGTTTGCCAGGCGGCTGAGAATGTTACGCTCTGACATCTGCAGCCTCACAGCAACTGGGGGAATTCGGGCAATGGTAGCTGGGAGTCGTGTCACATCAGCTTTCATGTCACTCAACAGTTCTTCCAGCTGTTTCAGAACTGccggaggaaaaagaaaaggtggtAAGCTGTGGTGGTCAAAACTGAGATCCTTCCACCACAGTGAACcagtctcccccacccccacttctcaaTGACCAAGGGCCTGTGATGGACCTTGGAGTGTTGCTTTTCATCACTCGGTCATAAAAACTCGCCTCCACCATTCTCATTCCTGTTCCTCATATGCCATCCAGGTATCCGTGATTCTGTGCTTTTTAAAGTCACCTAAATCCTTATTTTTCCCTGCTTCCTCCACTTCTCAAGAGCTTATTCCTattgtttccttttcttactcTCCACTTCAGGATCTGTCTCCTAttcccttaatttaaaaaaacaaacagctatCTTTGTCCTCATTTCACCCTCTACCCTCCTCACAGTGTTTTAATTAGGAACAAAATTTGGAAAGAGGTCTAAAATTCCAAGGTATCTTAAATCACCTGAAGTTACCTCTAAGGCATCCCAAATGACACTactgttttgctttgctttccaCCTCCAAAAACATGAATGTATTAGGAGTAAAAGAGCAAAGAACTGTTGTCCTTGATTGCCTCTAAGGTGGAAGCCTCCTTCTCAAGGAGGAAGGCAAAAGCCTGCAGCACATTTTAACCTCTTGACAAAGGGACCCcataaaaggcatggaaagaagAACGTCAGTGTTAGGAAAAGGGTGGAGTGGCAAGGAGGCTCAACCAGCAGGAGGCAGGAGAGCCACTGGCTACCTTTGTGCAGGACCGCATTGGCTGGCTTGTTTCCTGCCATTGACTCCTTGGACAGGTGCTGATGACTCTCTGCCAAACACTCCACCTCAGCAAAGCGGGTGTTTAGGGCCATGGAAGGGTGAGAGGGGTCCTCTGACATGTTCAGGTAAGCTGCCCGGCGCAGCTGCTCCTCAATCACCAGAGCTTGTT includes the following:
- the NOP2 gene encoding 28S rRNA (cytosine(4447)-C(5))-methyltransferase — protein: MGRKLDPTKKEKRGPGRKARKQKGAETELARFLPAADDENSKRLSSRARKRAAKRRLGSAKAPETNKSSGAKPLPGKLLKGPVQTPGRKGAQSLFNTAQGKKRPAPTHSSDEEEEEDSGEDGVVKQGGLWGSEDNDSDADMVDDYGADSNAEEEEWDEDEELLPIERAAQKQKAKESAAGGQWSEEETDEEEEEKKISPELAPTKGDEVDGDLQINVDEEEPFVLPPAGEMEQSAQAPDLQRVHKRIQDIVGVLRDFGTQREEGRSRAEYLNRLQKDLAVYYSYGDFLLGKLMDLFPLSELVEFLEANEVPRPITLRTNTLKTRRRDLAQALINRGVNLDPLGKWSKTGLVVYDSSVPIGATPEYLAGHYMLQGASSMLPVMALAPQEHERILDMCCAPGGKTSYIAQLMKNTGVILANDANAERLKSVVGNLHRLGVSNTIISHYDGRQFPKVVGGFDRVLLDAPCSGTGVISKDPAVKTNKDEKDILRCAHLQKELLLSAIDSVNATSKTGGYLVYCTCSIMVEENEWVVDYALKKRNVRLVPTGLDFGQEGFTRFRERRFHPTLRSTRRFYPHTHNMDGFFIAKFKKFSNSIPQSQATGNSAVAAPTDTDLPDLKGQGTPMPKNSSHTAKKAQGAGKAKHLQKQHHPKKASFRKQNGISKGVNSKLSTVPSVTKAQASSKLQDSNLPAEKAKVVGEPGVVEKLKQKSPKLQSPKKIAALKQNAPPNGMDSEMPTVLSLSETQATPMPMDCGQPLGKRPSKKAALQKQNGTPTGPHTPSVNSLSLSRPPPAKRRRSRSRGNSRSLLS